The following are encoded in a window of Paenibacillus polymyxa genomic DNA:
- a CDS encoding ribonuclease HII, giving the protein MEDKENVVKDMLHYEKKCWEQSCERIAGIDEVGRGCLFGDVVAAAVILPVGELLEGVDDSKKLTDKKREAYYELIMEKAIAVGVGYVDAQTIDDINIKQAARLAMKQAIEALHVSPDYLLVDAEKVDVPIPQLSIIKGDANSQSIAAASIIAKVTRDRLCKGEWDAKYPEYGIGIHKGYATKLHREQILALGPTKMHRRSFLGNLLTEQPTLFDL; this is encoded by the coding sequence ATGGAAGATAAAGAGAATGTAGTGAAGGACATGCTACATTATGAAAAAAAATGCTGGGAGCAGTCTTGTGAGCGGATTGCAGGTATTGACGAGGTAGGTCGTGGATGCCTGTTTGGTGATGTTGTGGCCGCAGCAGTCATTTTACCAGTGGGTGAGTTACTGGAAGGTGTGGATGATTCCAAAAAATTGACGGACAAGAAGAGAGAAGCATACTACGAGCTAATTATGGAAAAGGCCATTGCAGTAGGAGTTGGCTATGTAGACGCGCAGACGATTGATGATATCAATATTAAGCAAGCAGCTCGTTTGGCTATGAAGCAGGCTATTGAGGCTTTACATGTGTCTCCTGATTATTTACTGGTGGATGCAGAAAAGGTAGATGTGCCTATTCCTCAACTCTCAATTATTAAAGGAGATGCCAACAGTCAGTCTATTGCGGCGGCCTCTATCATCGCCAAGGTAACCCGTGATCGGCTGTGCAAAGGTGAATGGGATGCGAAGTATCCGGAATATGGGATCGGTATACATAAAGGTTACGCTACCAAGTTACACAGGGAACAAATTTTGGCGCTAGGACCTACAAAGATGCATAGACGCAGCTTTCTGGGCAATTTGTTGACGGAGCAACCGACGCTGTTTGATCTGTAG
- a CDS encoding DNA ligase: MNIGSVFRGLLGDVKAGEAKKLDMQPGQVVRGVVLKVSEDGSEAVLQIQGSQVRAKLETPLQPGQTTTFQVQPASPSGMTVLKPLNDVANTPQQTVALTDVLESVGLPDTAQNRELIQAMQKNGVPLTSENAASLREAMAKQSGNVQLGTFVQAAAVAFQRGLPLTAESINGLRQAMFGPPLNDLLSSLEQELEAVLKQQGQGISTDRSVGESTAIKSADRMPASPTGASSGVVVDGQEGQAPILSKDASTAAKQAEAGQTTGGKELLKGTQAANLAAAVSEASALATDSDTVTGATSAAKGTAPGEAETVNGRGATVASEASVNAPESGADALNGPRTRVEQSQQTTAASTQLKDADGAPATATAEPAGAKTALTAATADRPTAQQAGSSMPQQSTAGNTAASEVTLQRLRTLLQELRAAVPPALSMAAPEQPATEVAQPMAGASRAADAAASQPAASSPQLTPTEDPWVGRVLKLLGAEHEQQVHRATTQVAQGAAARMEPPEGMPQTLPGLAAASGDTVSADADTVKGALLQLMSSDDLPPALKEAAQQVVQHLTGQQLLLNTDRTAPFAQVHMFIPFVGPDGRETATIQIQSRRGKRGELDASNCRLWFDLDMKGLGATLVDVQVVDRIVSVKLHNDHEWAASLLTSGRESIHTALESLGYQLLSLRTEPMPIRTEQNSLVSSEVQSYVPQPYKGVDLKI; this comes from the coding sequence ATGAACATCGGATCTGTATTTCGTGGATTACTTGGAGATGTGAAGGCTGGAGAGGCTAAAAAACTTGATATGCAGCCAGGTCAGGTTGTACGAGGAGTCGTGCTAAAGGTGTCTGAGGACGGCAGCGAAGCTGTGTTGCAAATACAAGGTTCTCAGGTCAGGGCAAAGCTGGAGACCCCTCTTCAACCTGGACAGACTACAACGTTTCAGGTTCAACCGGCTTCCCCCAGCGGAATGACGGTGCTTAAGCCTCTGAACGATGTGGCCAATACACCACAGCAAACCGTAGCGCTGACAGATGTATTGGAATCGGTGGGACTGCCGGATACAGCTCAGAACAGGGAGCTTATACAGGCAATGCAAAAGAACGGTGTGCCGTTGACATCGGAAAATGCTGCGTCTTTGCGAGAAGCTATGGCGAAGCAAAGCGGCAATGTACAATTGGGAACGTTTGTACAGGCGGCGGCAGTTGCCTTTCAGCGGGGACTTCCATTGACGGCAGAAAGCATAAACGGATTGCGTCAAGCGATGTTTGGGCCTCCTTTAAATGATCTGTTGTCTTCGCTGGAGCAAGAGCTTGAAGCGGTATTAAAGCAGCAAGGACAGGGAATATCCACTGACCGTTCAGTGGGGGAATCAACAGCTATAAAGAGCGCTGATCGAATGCCTGCTAGCCCAACAGGTGCTTCTTCCGGGGTGGTTGTAGATGGACAGGAAGGCCAAGCTCCCATACTATCCAAGGATGCTTCTACCGCTGCAAAGCAGGCAGAAGCTGGACAAACCACAGGCGGCAAGGAATTGTTAAAAGGGACTCAAGCAGCCAACCTTGCTGCTGCAGTGAGTGAAGCGAGTGCTTTAGCAACAGATTCAGATACTGTGACGGGAGCTACATCTGCAGCCAAAGGGACTGCTCCAGGAGAAGCGGAGACAGTCAATGGACGCGGAGCGACAGTGGCATCGGAAGCTAGCGTGAATGCTCCAGAATCGGGTGCTGATGCATTAAACGGTCCTCGCACCAGAGTGGAGCAGTCACAGCAAACTACTGCGGCAAGCACACAGCTTAAGGATGCGGATGGCGCTCCAGCAACTGCCACGGCAGAGCCTGCGGGGGCAAAGACAGCCTTAACCGCGGCCACGGCTGACCGTCCCACCGCACAGCAGGCTGGTAGCTCTATGCCGCAGCAATCCACGGCAGGTAACACTGCCGCGTCAGAGGTGACGCTTCAGCGGCTGCGCACGTTGCTGCAAGAGCTACGCGCGGCGGTGCCGCCCGCACTGAGCATGGCTGCGCCGGAGCAGCCCGCAACGGAAGTGGCGCAGCCAATGGCTGGCGCCTCGCGGGCCGCAGACGCCGCTGCGTCGCAGCCTGCGGCGTCCAGCCCGCAGCTCACCCCCACGGAGGACCCGTGGGTGGGCCGCGTACTGAAGCTGCTCGGTGCAGAGCACGAGCAGCAAGTACACCGCGCGACTACACAGGTCGCGCAAGGGGCGGCGGCACGTATGGAGCCGCCAGAGGGAATGCCCCAGACGCTGCCGGGATTAGCGGCTGCGTCTGGGGACACGGTGTCAGCAGACGCAGACACCGTAAAAGGGGCGCTGCTCCAGCTGATGAGCAGTGACGATCTGCCGCCCGCTTTGAAAGAGGCGGCTCAGCAGGTTGTACAGCACCTGACAGGTCAGCAGTTGCTACTCAATACAGACCGAACGGCGCCTTTTGCCCAAGTACACATGTTTATACCGTTCGTTGGACCGGACGGTCGTGAAACAGCTACGATCCAGATTCAGTCCCGCCGCGGCAAACGTGGAGAGCTGGACGCCTCCAACTGTCGTCTTTGGTTTGATTTGGACATGAAGGGACTTGGAGCGACCCTGGTAGATGTCCAGGTTGTAGATCGGATTGTAAGTGTTAAGCTCCATAATGATCATGAATGGGCGGCTTCGTTGTTAACCAGTGGGCGTGAGTCCATTCACACAGCGTTGGAGTCACTAGGATACCAACTTCTATCGCTTCGTACCGAGCCTATGCCCATAAGGACTGAACAGAACAGTCTCGTCTCTTCTGAAGTACAAAGCTATGTGCCTCAGCCGTATAAAGGAGTCGATCTTAAAATATGA
- a CDS encoding EscU/YscU/HrcU family type III secretion system export apparatus switch protein — MKEPLEPPSPSIKKAVALKYTPGESEAPIVVAKGSGRIADSILEKAKEHGVPVQEDAALVEVLSKLDLDEQIPAELYQLVAEVLTYIYQMDRLASRDDW; from the coding sequence ATGAAAGAGCCGTTGGAACCTCCTTCTCCTTCCATAAAGAAGGCGGTCGCCCTTAAATATACGCCTGGTGAGAGCGAAGCACCGATTGTCGTTGCCAAAGGGAGCGGCCGTATTGCGGATAGCATTTTAGAAAAAGCTAAAGAACATGGTGTTCCAGTACAGGAGGATGCCGCGCTGGTTGAAGTACTATCCAAACTCGATTTGGACGAACAAATTCCTGCTGAGCTCTATCAGTTGGTGGCAGAGGTGCTTACCTATATATATCAAATGGATAGGCTTGCATCAAGGGATGACTGGTGA
- a CDS encoding YraN family protein, with protein sequence MSNEMKAGGKDQRKAKGAMGEEAAALFLENLGYRIIERNWRCRSGEIDLIAKQEHTLVFIEVRSRSSSKYGTPAESVTARKIAQVRQTAAVYLHMNGIGEAPIRFDMISVQLTDEKAVVTDHLIGAF encoded by the coding sequence ATGTCGAATGAAATGAAGGCTGGAGGCAAGGATCAACGGAAAGCCAAAGGAGCGATGGGCGAAGAGGCAGCGGCTTTGTTTTTAGAAAACTTGGGTTACCGTATCATAGAGCGTAATTGGCGATGCCGCAGTGGTGAAATAGATCTGATTGCCAAGCAGGAGCATACACTCGTGTTTATTGAGGTACGTAGTCGAAGTAGCTCCAAGTATGGAACGCCAGCAGAATCAGTTACTGCGCGTAAAATAGCCCAAGTTCGCCAAACAGCCGCTGTATATTTGCACATGAACGGGATTGGAGAAGCTCCAATCCGCTTTGACATGATTTCTGTACAATTAACTGACGAAAAGGCAGTTGTTACGGACCATTTAATAGGCGCATTTTAA
- a CDS encoding nitroreductase family protein gives MTKHTFSEHVIDVIQERRTIKRFKSDSIPVDTIKELLDVAVWAPNHKMREPWRFLLFAGEGRKKLAKAIAADIGKDNKFESGILHNPIQLLVVLEEDPRQAVWDEDFAAVSALVQNFMLAAWSKGIGTFWVTKPFLYSPKFREHLGIQPGEKVIGMIYAGYPDVIPESRPRTPAADKLTLFDK, from the coding sequence GTGACAAAGCATACCTTTAGTGAACATGTCATAGATGTAATTCAGGAACGCCGGACGATTAAACGATTTAAATCCGACTCCATCCCGGTAGATACGATCAAAGAACTGCTGGACGTCGCTGTGTGGGCTCCTAATCATAAAATGCGTGAACCGTGGCGTTTTCTGTTGTTTGCTGGTGAAGGACGGAAAAAGCTTGCAAAAGCAATTGCAGCCGATATTGGTAAGGACAACAAGTTTGAGAGCGGCATTTTGCACAACCCGATCCAGCTTTTAGTAGTATTGGAAGAAGACCCGCGTCAAGCGGTTTGGGATGAGGATTTTGCAGCGGTCAGCGCGCTTGTACAAAACTTTATGCTTGCCGCATGGAGCAAAGGAATCGGAACGTTTTGGGTGACAAAGCCATTTTTGTATTCGCCTAAGTTCCGTGAGCACTTGGGAATTCAACCGGGTGAGAAGGTAATAGGAATGATATATGCAGGCTATCCTGACGTTATCCCAGAATCAAGACCACGTACTCCGGCAGCCGATAAGCTGACCTTGTTTGACAAATAA